CTCAGGCAGTTGATTCGAAGAGTCTGGCGGTAACGTCAGGTCGAGACTATCTGGCTCGTAAGGTTTGCCAGAAAACACGCCAGTGGCGTTATTCGCCAGGCCTGTCAATGCAGGCGCCAACAATAAGCCACACAGCAACACACTTCGCACGATGCGCTGTGTTGTCTGACGGCTAGTAAGTTGAGCGTGTTTTAAAACCATGAATACCTGTGTTTAAAATGTGGGTGCGTATGCTGAGCCTGTCACCACGACTCAAACTTGTTATGATAACGACTTCATCGCTTGAGTTCATCCTTTTTCACGTTGGCACACCATGACAAAACCCACTGACGGACTGACCCATTTCAATGCACAAGGCCACGCCCATATGGTTGATGTCGGTGACAAACCGCACACCAAACGCATCGCCGTCGCGCAAGGCCGTATCGAGATGCAAGCCAGCACCTTGCAAACCATCTTGCAAGGCCATGCAAAAAAGGGGGATGTGTTAGGGATTGCGCGCATTGCAGCCATTCAGGCCAGCAAAAAAACCAGCGATTTAATTCCGCTTTGCCATCCACTGAGCTTAAGCCGTGTTGATGTCAGTTTTATGGCGGACGAGCATCAACACAGCATTACCTGCCGCGTGCAGTGCGAAACGACCGGCCAAACCGGCGTCGAAATGGAAGCATTGACCGCGGTGCAGGTTGGCCTACTGACCATTTATGACATGTGCAAAGCCATTGACAGAGGCATGACCATGTCGGCCATCAGATTACTGGAGAAACACGGTGGCAAGAGCGGCGATTGGGTTGCCAGCGATTAGCGAGCAGAAGACACTATTCAAACTAAGCCAGCAGCGCTGCGATCTGACGTGCACATTCGGGCGCCATGGTGACACCGTAACGAAAATGCCCCGTATTCAAGTATAAATTCTCAATCTGAGGATGTTGCCCGATGGTCGGAATATTATGCGGAGTGCCCGGACGTAATCCGCTCCAATGCTGAATAATGGGCTGTCCGCGCAAAGCCGGTAGCATGGCTTCTGCCTTTTGCAACATTTCAAGCCGCATGCTTTCGGTGACCCCGCTATCAAATCCCACATCTTCTAAGCTACTGCCTGCGAGCAAATGCCCATCTCGCCGTTGCAACATATAAAAGCCCTCGCGGTAGAGTATGTGTGGCACCAAGCCGGGCGGCATTTGATAGAGCAGCATTTGTCCACGCATCGGCTTCACATCCAGCTGGAGTGCGGTGTGTTTTAATAGCTCAAAGCTCCAGGCCCCAGAGGTGACGACAAACACATCGGCCACCAAGGTGTCGCCGGTGGTGGTAGGCCAACCTTGAATAGCAGCTTGACCTTGTTGCAAAGGCATCAACTGCGTTTGCTCACGGAGGGTGACGCCATGCTTGATCAGCCATGCCTTCAGCGCTTGCAATAAACGCGGGTTGCGAATTTGCAGTACCTCTGGGATCAACAACGCATCCCCCTCTACCTCATAAGCTAGGTCAAAACGCTGGCACCAGTCTTTGGCACGCTCAAGATCATATGGCGGCTGAATGCGCATACCGCTACGCGTGCATTCGGGATCAATGCCAGTGTCGTCGAACAAGGCTGCGCTCACCGCCGGATACGCGCGCGCGCCAGCTAGGGCCAAGCTATTGACGACATCCTGATAAAACCAAGGCAACAAAGGAAACGCAATGCCCGCGCCTGCCCAAGAGGATTCTCCAGAGGTTTGTGCCGCGATCACATTGCGCTCGACCACCGTGACGGCATGACCTTGTTGACGCAACTGCATGGCAGTGAGACATCCAACAATGCCACCGCCCACTACCACGACTGAACTGTTAGCCATAAAGCATTTTCTGTTTAAGGTGCAATGCCCGACTGCATAGCGCTTAAAGCAGTCAGGGCGTGAGAGATGTATTGTGTTACGGTTTGCGCCCAGAAATCAAATAGACTTCCATCGCAATCAAGGCGGCATTACTGCCCAGCAAGACCAGGATATCGCCCTCACCCAACATAATGTCATCGCGCGGGGCAATCGGCTCCGGCATATTAGGGCGGCGTAATTGCTTAACTTCGACGGCAAAATCGCCGAACGGAATGTGGTCGATTCGCAAACCATGTGCATAAAAGTTTTTATACACTTCCACCGAGTGCAATTGCGGCAAGGAGGCGGTGGCCGTATCAGCATCGCTGACGCCGCGGAAATAGCCTTTAAACATTTTGTAACGCTCTTCACGGAACAAACGAATCCGTTTCACTACCCGGTTCAACGGCACACCCAAAGTCACCAGCGCATGCGAGGCTAACATTAAACTGCCCTCTAAGATTTCAGGCACCACTTCGGCGGCGCCGGCATCCCGCAGTGCATCCATGTCACTGTCATCATGGGTACGCACAATCACTGGTAGGTTAGGGTGCCGCTCTTTAATCACATGCAACACCTTCATGGTGCCACGTATTTCGGCATAACTGATGATGACCGCCTTGGCTCTGGTCAACCCTGCGGCCTCAAGGACTGAGCGTCTACCGGCATCGCCGTAAATCACGTTTTCACCGGCGGAAGCAGCTTCTTGCACGCGACTGGCATCCATATCTAACGCCACATAAGGAATATTTTCTTCACGCAAAAAACGGCCCAGATACTGCCCGCTGCGGCCGTAACCGCAAATGATGACATGGCCGCGCAGGTCCTGACTCAGCTCTTGTATGCTATCCACCACCTTGATGCTGTTACGGCTATAACTTTTCACCAGCGCACGCGCAATGCGGCCGTTATATTGAATAATAAACGGCGCAACCAACATCGAGAGGACCGCCACCGATAACACCAGTTGCAAGGCTTCGCCATCAATCAGTTTTGTTTGCAAACCGAGCGCCAACACCACAAAACTAAACTCCCCGGCTTGCCCCAAAATGATGCCGGTGCGTACGCCCACGCCCATTTCAAAACCATAGAATTTGGTTAGCATAGCAATCAAACCAATTTTGAACACCAGAAAAAGCATCAACAAAAAGGCGATCAGCACGATGTGTTCCACCAGTACGGAGACGTCTAACAACATGCCAACACTGATAAAAAACAACCCGAGCAAAATATCGCGGAAAGGCGCAATGTCGGATTCGACTTGGTAACGGTATTTGGTTTCTGAAATCAACATCCCCGCCACGAAAGCACCCAACGCGTACGAGAGACCGACAAAATTAGTGGCTGCCGCCATCAACAAGGTCACCATCAATACGTTTAATACAAACAGCTCGCGCGAACGCTGTTTAGCGACCAACTCAAACCAGAAGTTAAGCATATTTTTACCGAACTTGAACAGTAAAAACAACAAAATTGAAGATTTAAACAGCGTCAGGCCCAGTACATCCAGCCAATTATCGCTGTGCGATCCTAGGGTCTGAATTAATACCAAAATGGGGATCACAGCCAAGTCTTGAAATAGCAGCACGCCAATACTGAGACGGCCGTGCCTGGAGTTTAAATCCACCCGCTCCATCAGAATTTTGGAGACGATGGCGGTTGAGGACATGGTGATTGCAGCACCAATAATAAATGCAGAAGTCAGGCTGAGGCCTGCCAACTTACCCAAAATCAGGCTGGCTAACAGCGTGAGGACGACTTGACCACCACCCAATCCGAACAGGGTTTTACGCATGGCATAAAGCTTGGGTAGGCTAAACTCTAGACCGATACTAAACATGAGAAACACGATGCCAAACTCAGCCACTTGTCGGCCGGTTTCTTCGTCTTCGAGTAGGCCAAGTGCGTGCGGGCCGAGCACAATCCCAATCATGAAATAAGCCAACATCGCTGGCAAACCCAAGATACGGAACAAGCCAACGGCAAAGACCGAGCTGGTTAACAGAAGTAATAAATGGATCAGGGAATCAAACATGCAAAAATTCTAAAACATTAAGGTCAACCTTGGCTGATGCATATCAACCGGTAAACAATTTATAAGGACGAATCGTAGCGAGATAGGCTAAAACGACGGCGTTTTAACATAAACCATCCTGCCACAAAACTCTATTTTATGCAAAAAATGTGCCTGAAAATAAAAAATCGGTAAAAAAAGGGAGGATTCGCTTTCTTGGCATGGGCGTCACTTGCTATACTAACTCGCCATGAACACAGCAAAATCAGGTGTCCACCTAGTGAAAAATCCAGACATTGTGTCGCGTGCGCGAGGCATATTGTTGCATGAGGCAGATGAAATACGCCAACTGGCCGACCGTATCGGCAATGCGTTCGAAGCTGCCGTGCGCATGATCCTTGAGTGCCGTGGCCGCGTCGTGGTCACTGGCATGGGTAAGTCCGGCCACATTGGTGGCAAAATCGCAGCCACATTAGCCAGCACCGGCACCCCAGCATTTTTCATGCATCCGGCTGAAGCCAGCCACGGCGACCTCGGCATGATCACAGCAGAAGACGTCGTCATTGCGCTGTCTAACTCTGGCGAAAGTGATGAAATCATCAATATTTTACCCGCCATTCGCCGTATCGGTGCGCGCGTGTTGAGTATTACCGGTCGTGAAGATTCAACGCTGTCGCGCGAGTCAGAGGTGCACTTGAGCGCAGCGGTGAGCCATGAGGCTTGTCCGTTGGGCCTCGCCCCCACTGCCAGTACCACCGCAGCGCTTGCGCTAGGAGATGCCTTAGCATTGTGTGTGCTGGATTCGCGTGAATTTACCGCCGAAGACTTTGCACGCTCCCATCCCGGTGGCAATCTTGGCAGACGCTTGCTGGTGCGCGTCAAAGATGTCATGCGCACCGGAGAAGCTGTTCCGAGTATCCATGAACAAGCGACGATTCAAGAAGCCATCGCGCAAATTTCCAGCAAAGGCATGGGTTTTACTGCGATTATCGATCATGGGCAACGGCCGGTGGGCATCTTCACCGATGGCGATTTAAGGCGCCTGTTTATGCAGGGCAACACACATGCGCAAACACCTATTCATACGGTGATGAATCATCAACCTCGCTTATTAAACACGCAACAAATGGCCGTTGAAGCAGTCAACATGATGGAGCAGTACAAGATCAATGGATTCATGGCAGTGAATGATCAACAGCAACTGGTAGGCGCCTTTAATATGCACGACTTACTCAAGGCAAAAGTCGTTTAGGTAAGTAGGCGTCGCGGAAATCCCCCATGCTAAAACATCCCATTTTGTTACCGATTGCACTAATGCTATTTTTAGCATTGCTGACGTTCTGGATTAACCAGACCGTGCAGGAGCAAGGGCTGAGTCTGAGCCGCCTAAGTCGGCACGACCCTGATTACATGCTTTACAATTTTGTTAGCACGCGTACAGATGCCAGTGGCAATACCAAATATGTGCTGGCTGCGGCAGAAATGCGCCATTTTCCTGATAACGAACACACGGAGTTACAACGCCCACGTTTTACGCAGTTTGGTCAAGACAAGCCCTACACCCAAATTTACGGCCAACAGGGCACCGTCTCGGCCAATGGTAAAATGGTGGAGTTTATCAAACAAGTCAAAGTCGTTCGCCAAGCCACCGCGGACAAAGGTGAAATGCAGTTACAAACGGAGCGCTTGACGCTGGAGCCTGATATTGATGTCGCACATACGGACTTGCCGGTGACTATCCGCCAGCAACCGGCCACAGTGATTACGGGCATAGGCATGCGCTTTGATAACAAAGCGGGCACCATGCAATTGTTTAATCGGGTACACGTTCATTACGAGCGTGCCCCTGTGAGCCCGGCATCGCCTGCTAAAACAGGCAAATACAAAGGTCGTTGATTCTGGAGAAATGAGTTGAACACGCAAAAGCCATTATTTTATGCCACCTGTTTGACCCTTTGGGCGCTATTACAGTGGTCAACCAGCGTGCTGGCCGAAGAGGCTGACCGTGATCAACCCATCGAG
This Methylophilus medardicus DNA region includes the following protein-coding sequences:
- a CDS encoding NAD(P)/FAD-dependent oxidoreductase; this encodes MANSSVVVVGGGIVGCLTAMQLRQQGHAVTVVERNVIAAQTSGESSWAGAGIAFPLLPWFYQDVVNSLALAGARAYPAVSAALFDDTGIDPECTRSGMRIQPPYDLERAKDWCQRFDLAYEVEGDALLIPEVLQIRNPRLLQALKAWLIKHGVTLREQTQLMPLQQGQAAIQGWPTTTGDTLVADVFVVTSGAWSFELLKHTALQLDVKPMRGQMLLYQMPPGLVPHILYREGFYMLQRRDGHLLAGSSLEDVGFDSGVTESMRLEMLQKAEAMLPALRGQPIIQHWSGLRPGTPHNIPTIGQHPQIENLYLNTGHFRYGVTMAPECARQIAALLA
- the lptC gene encoding LPS export ABC transporter periplasmic protein LptC, translated to MLKHPILLPIALMLFLALLTFWINQTVQEQGLSLSRLSRHDPDYMLYNFVSTRTDASGNTKYVLAAAEMRHFPDNEHTELQRPRFTQFGQDKPYTQIYGQQGTVSANGKMVEFIKQVKVVRQATADKGEMQLQTERLTLEPDIDVAHTDLPVTIRQQPATVITGIGMRFDNKAGTMQLFNRVHVHYERAPVSPASPAKTGKYKGR
- the moaC gene encoding cyclic pyranopterin monophosphate synthase MoaC; protein product: MTKPTDGLTHFNAQGHAHMVDVGDKPHTKRIAVAQGRIEMQASTLQTILQGHAKKGDVLGIARIAAIQASKKTSDLIPLCHPLSLSRVDVSFMADEHQHSITCRVQCETTGQTGVEMEALTAVQVGLLTIYDMCKAIDRGMTMSAIRLLEKHGGKSGDWVASD
- a CDS encoding cation:proton antiporter; amino-acid sequence: MFDSLIHLLLLLTSSVFAVGLFRILGLPAMLAYFMIGIVLGPHALGLLEDEETGRQVAEFGIVFLMFSIGLEFSLPKLYAMRKTLFGLGGGQVVLTLLASLILGKLAGLSLTSAFIIGAAITMSSTAIVSKILMERVDLNSRHGRLSIGVLLFQDLAVIPILVLIQTLGSHSDNWLDVLGLTLFKSSILLFLLFKFGKNMLNFWFELVAKQRSRELFVLNVLMVTLLMAAATNFVGLSYALGAFVAGMLISETKYRYQVESDIAPFRDILLGLFFISVGMLLDVSVLVEHIVLIAFLLMLFLVFKIGLIAMLTKFYGFEMGVGVRTGIILGQAGEFSFVVLALGLQTKLIDGEALQLVLSVAVLSMLVAPFIIQYNGRIARALVKSYSRNSIKVVDSIQELSQDLRGHVIICGYGRSGQYLGRFLREENIPYVALDMDASRVQEAASAGENVIYGDAGRRSVLEAAGLTRAKAVIISYAEIRGTMKVLHVIKERHPNLPVIVRTHDDSDMDALRDAGAAEVVPEILEGSLMLASHALVTLGVPLNRVVKRIRLFREERYKMFKGYFRGVSDADTATASLPQLHSVEVYKNFYAHGLRIDHIPFGDFAVEVKQLRRPNMPEPIAPRDDIMLGEGDILVLLGSNAALIAMEVYLISGRKP
- a CDS encoding KpsF/GutQ family sugar-phosphate isomerase — its product is MNTAKSGVHLVKNPDIVSRARGILLHEADEIRQLADRIGNAFEAAVRMILECRGRVVVTGMGKSGHIGGKIAATLASTGTPAFFMHPAEASHGDLGMITAEDVVIALSNSGESDEIINILPAIRRIGARVLSITGREDSTLSRESEVHLSAAVSHEACPLGLAPTASTTAALALGDALALCVLDSREFTAEDFARSHPGGNLGRRLLVRVKDVMRTGEAVPSIHEQATIQEAIAQISSKGMGFTAIIDHGQRPVGIFTDGDLRRLFMQGNTHAQTPIHTVMNHQPRLLNTQQMAVEAVNMMEQYKINGFMAVNDQQQLVGAFNMHDLLKAKVV